A window of Natrinema versiforme contains these coding sequences:
- a CDS encoding DUF5794 domain-containing protein produces MSTSQHPVALQMERIIGGDAKLLALVMMLPLVDGVFPALILAGALNEPLGAIQVGLLIFGGSATVAVILAEMDGTPREQATVVLLVGIPLILLAAVQAALAPAIESVLDIDIFERFAALVILAIAAKTASATIGDYLPNPVVVIGLGLVASLNPAGATFEVMTNLVLVAHATLAAAVGVGFALTIALTGPYLREYMDIDRFRFGSAVALGLLPLSLLWMAFGQAPLAALIVAGLFAVDLPLGGDDADSSTGTDDAAAQMGALADGGEKGDSSEPVAAESEDEPDAYPGDDGTDTAGRAPWL; encoded by the coding sequence ATGAGTACGTCACAACACCCGGTCGCGCTCCAGATGGAGCGCATCATCGGGGGTGATGCCAAGCTCCTCGCGCTGGTGATGATGCTGCCGTTAGTCGACGGCGTCTTCCCCGCGTTGATCCTGGCCGGAGCGCTCAACGAGCCGCTGGGTGCGATTCAGGTCGGCCTGCTGATCTTCGGCGGCAGCGCCACCGTCGCCGTGATTCTGGCGGAAATGGACGGTACGCCCCGCGAACAGGCAACGGTCGTCCTGCTCGTCGGGATCCCGCTGATACTGCTCGCGGCGGTCCAAGCCGCGCTCGCGCCGGCGATCGAGAGCGTGCTCGACATCGACATCTTCGAGCGGTTCGCGGCGCTTGTCATCCTCGCTATCGCGGCCAAGACCGCCAGCGCGACGATCGGCGACTACCTTCCCAACCCCGTCGTCGTCATCGGACTGGGACTGGTCGCGAGTCTCAATCCCGCCGGAGCGACGTTCGAGGTGATGACCAATCTCGTCCTCGTCGCCCACGCGACGCTGGCCGCCGCCGTCGGGGTGGGCTTCGCGCTGACGATCGCGCTCACCGGGCCGTACCTGCGGGAGTACATGGACATCGACCGGTTCCGCTTCGGGAGCGCGGTCGCGCTCGGACTGCTCCCGCTGTCCCTGCTCTGGATGGCCTTCGGACAGGCCCCGCTGGCCGCCCTGATCGTCGCCGGCCTGTTCGCCGTCGACCTCCCGCTCGGCGGCGACGACGCCGACTCGAGCACCGGCACGGACGACGCGGCCGCCCAGATGGGCGCGCTGGCCGACGGCGGAGAGAAAGGCGACTCGAGCGAGCCAGTGGCCGCCGAGAGCGAGGACGAGCCGGACGCGTATCCGGGCGACGACGGCACGGACACCGCGGGGCGGGCCCCGTGGCTGTAG
- a CDS encoding DNA-binding protein gives MSQVETTPHEIEGRWKWPDWGRGPYDALSSVMLGPPFEGYLEIDTEIDGEPWHLEVSYSKSGFAPRLSDGINAERLYEWDIVGRGRGERKASYNIGPRFPDMRHWESGERLQLPWENQVGEVDGVDVEFHMSNLEPERGLELLPEFFGAIFDHAGERIHSEYFRTEPHSASRMWAYERYVRIRREWAEKLSSAGILQKVAHYLSDLEGVKAELHIDNREIVNHQNRLFLNPTSAGELLPGHTYGRKFEIYQLKDPDAVSKDHPSYHPKVEVLVNKSMNDGEAWAWADRHEVTEQIEETLLNALHWEDIPLGPDGSGVYIADDHFDAVARDDLVELYEDPTPRLEAKSDHLLMTTLRDMGETARDVTETVATDGGATVDGLADELGKHPATIYRAIKDLGEVLELDQGDVSFRARKYREELRALVESAEYAIESYADRMQHIMGLADHVAESSPFQEWLAKNGADLEFDENGEPRQMRIDTILSRLKSDSFENVATIASEALEKWSKSGNDPTALRGIELTWKTPGGGTESGFVGAIADR, from the coding sequence GTGTCCCAAGTCGAGACGACACCGCACGAGATCGAAGGGCGCTGGAAGTGGCCTGACTGGGGCCGCGGACCCTACGACGCGCTCTCGTCGGTCATGCTCGGGCCCCCCTTCGAGGGCTACCTCGAGATTGACACCGAGATCGACGGCGAACCGTGGCACCTCGAGGTGAGCTACAGCAAGTCGGGATTCGCGCCGCGACTGTCGGATGGGATCAACGCTGAACGCCTGTACGAGTGGGACATCGTCGGCCGCGGTCGCGGTGAACGGAAAGCGTCGTACAACATCGGTCCGCGATTCCCGGATATGCGCCACTGGGAGAGCGGCGAGCGACTGCAACTCCCGTGGGAAAATCAGGTCGGCGAGGTCGACGGTGTGGACGTCGAGTTCCACATGAGTAACCTCGAGCCCGAGCGCGGACTCGAGTTGCTCCCGGAGTTCTTCGGGGCGATCTTCGATCACGCCGGCGAGCGGATTCACTCGGAGTATTTCCGGACCGAACCGCATTCGGCGAGCCGGATGTGGGCGTACGAGCGGTACGTCCGGATTCGTCGCGAATGGGCTGAAAAGCTCTCGTCGGCCGGTATCCTCCAGAAGGTCGCACACTATCTCTCCGACCTCGAGGGCGTGAAGGCCGAACTACACATCGATAACAGGGAGATCGTCAACCACCAGAACAGGCTATTTCTGAACCCCACGTCGGCCGGCGAACTCCTACCCGGCCACACCTACGGGCGAAAGTTCGAAATCTACCAGCTGAAGGACCCGGATGCGGTGTCGAAAGATCACCCGTCGTACCACCCGAAGGTAGAGGTCTTGGTAAACAAGTCGATGAACGACGGTGAAGCGTGGGCGTGGGCCGATCGTCACGAGGTTACCGAGCAAATCGAGGAGACGCTGTTGAACGCGCTCCACTGGGAAGATATCCCGCTCGGTCCCGACGGTAGCGGTGTCTACATCGCGGACGATCACTTCGACGCAGTTGCTCGAGACGATCTCGTCGAACTCTACGAAGATCCGACGCCGCGCCTCGAGGCGAAGTCGGACCACCTGTTGATGACGACGCTTCGAGACATGGGCGAGACCGCTCGGGATGTGACCGAGACGGTCGCGACCGACGGCGGTGCGACCGTCGACGGTCTCGCCGACGAGCTGGGGAAGCATCCGGCGACGATCTACCGGGCGATCAAAGATCTCGGCGAGGTCCTCGAGCTAGATCAGGGCGACGTATCGTTCCGAGCCCGGAAGTACCGTGAGGAACTCCGGGCACTCGTCGAGTCGGCCGAGTACGCGATCGAGAGCTACGCCGATCGGATGCAGCATATCATGGGCTTGGCCGATCACGTCGCCGAGTCCTCACCGTTTCAGGAGTGGCTCGCGAAGAACGGTGCCGACCTCGAGTTCGACGAGAACGGCGAGCCGCGACAGATGCGGATCGACACGATTCTCTCCCGACTGAAGTCGGATAGCTTCGAGAACGTCGCGACGATCGCCAGCGAAGCCCTCGAGAAGTGGTCAAAGTCGGGGAACGATCCGACGGCACTCCGCGGGATCGAGTTGACCTGGAAGACTCCCGGCGGTGGAACCGAATCCGGATTCGTCGGTGCGATCGCCGATCGCTGA